Within the Clostridium scatologenes genome, the region ACTCTTACCTGATAATTGGGATGATATGGACTTGTATGATAGAAGAAGTTTCTTAAGAGGTGATGATGATTTAGTACCAAAAGTTGTAGGAACAGTAAAACGTGAGTATGTTTGCATAATGGAAATATGGTGTGAATTATTTGGAAAAGATGCAAGTGCTCTTAAAAAATCAGATTCATACGAAATAGGTGGAATAATGCGAAAAATTGAAGGTTGGAAAAAAGATAATAATAGACTTCGCTTACCTATTTATGGTAGACAAAGAGTTTTTAGAAGAGAATCTAAGGAAAAATAAATATAAGTTGTCCAATATCATGTCCCAGATTTAAAAGCATTATAAAACAATGGTTCGAAGGTATGTTAGGACAAGTGGGACAAGTAATTTATATAGAGGTACATAAATTAGAGATAATACTATATGTATATGTCCCTATATGCATATATGTATATAAGAAACCAATGTCCAACTTGTCCACTTGTCCCAAAATGATTTAAAAGCTAGAAAGCAAGCTATATACAGTATAGACAACTAAAAAATAGGAGTATGAAATGTGGAAAGTAGAATTGAAAATAAATTAAAACTTGAAGTTGAAAAACATGGAGGATTGGCACTAAAGTTTGTATCTCCAGGGATGGCAGGTGTGCCAGATAGAATGATTTTAATGAAAAATGGAAAAGTAGTTTTTGTAGAACTTAAAGCACTAGGAAAGAAAATGAGGCCGTTGCAAATTAAGAGAAAAAAGCAGCTTGAAGCTTTAGGTTTTAAAGTTTATTGTATAGACAATTTTAAAGGAGTTAAGGATTTTGTCCAGGAGGTGATGGTATGATTTACAAACCTCATAGTTATCAAGAATATGCTACACAGTGGATTTTAGATAAAGAAAAAGTAGGACTTTTGATGGACATGGGACTTGGGAAAACAGTAGTAACGCTTACAGCAATTCAAGAACTTAT harbors:
- a CDS encoding VRR-NUC domain-containing protein: MESRIENKLKLEVEKHGGLALKFVSPGMAGVPDRMILMKNGKVVFVELKALGKKMRPLQIKRKKQLEALGFKVYCIDNFKGVKDFVQEVMV